Proteins from a genomic interval of Mycobacterium conspicuum:
- the hpf gene encoding ribosome hibernation-promoting factor, HPF/YfiA family produces the protein MDSGQVLDRASVGIDETMEPTDTAETTAEVVFKGRNVEIPDHFRIYVSQKLARLERFDRTIYLFDVELNHERNRRQRKSCQRVEITARGRGPVVRGEACADSFYAALESAVVKLESRLRRGKDRRKVHYGDKTPVSLAQATAASAAIPPPEQAFDHEATEPHEHEAVFLDRDHAPGRIVRTKEHEAKPMTVDDALYEMELVGHNFFLFYDKQTERPSVVYRRHAYDYGLIRLA, from the coding sequence GTGGATTCCGGTCAGGTTCTGGACCGTGCATCGGTGGGAATCGACGAAACAATGGAACCGACTGACACCGCCGAGACGACCGCGGAGGTGGTGTTCAAGGGCCGCAACGTCGAGATCCCCGACCACTTCCGCATCTATGTCTCGCAGAAACTCGCACGATTGGAGCGGTTCGACCGGACGATCTACCTGTTCGATGTCGAGCTCAATCACGAACGCAACCGGCGCCAGCGTAAATCCTGTCAGCGCGTGGAGATCACCGCGCGGGGTCGCGGGCCGGTGGTCCGGGGCGAAGCGTGTGCCGACAGCTTCTATGCCGCCCTCGAGTCGGCCGTCGTCAAACTGGAAAGCCGGCTGCGTCGCGGCAAGGACCGGCGCAAGGTTCACTACGGCGACAAGACCCCGGTTTCGCTGGCCCAAGCCACCGCAGCCTCCGCAGCGATCCCGCCGCCGGAGCAGGCGTTCGACCACGAGGCGACCGAGCCGCACGAACACGAGGCCGTTTTCCTCGACCGGGATCACGCCCCGGGGCGCATCGTGCGCACCAAGGAGCACGAGGCCAAGCCGATGACGGTCGACGACGCGCTCTACGAGATGGAGCTCGTCGGACACAATTTCTTCTTGTTCTACGACAAGCAGACCGAACGGCCCTCGGTGGTCTACCGGCGGCACGCCTACGACTACGGCTTGATCCGACTGGCCTGA
- the secA gene encoding preprotein translocase subunit SecA has protein sequence MLSKLLRLGEGRMVKRLKKVADYVNTLSDDVEKLSDAELRAKTDEFRKRLADPKNPETLDDLLPEAFAVAREAAWRVLDQRPFDVQVMGAAALHLGNVAEMKTGEGKTLTCVLPAYLNALAGDGVHIVTVNDYLAKRDSEWMGRVHRFLGLQVGVILAQMTPEQRRVAYNADITYGTNNEFGFDYLRDNMAHSLDDLVQRGHSYAIVDEVDSILIDEARTPLIISGPADSASNWYTEFARLAPLMEKDVHYEVDLRKRTVGVHELGVEFVEDQLGIDNLYEAANSPLVSYLNNALKAKELFNRDKDYIVRDGEVLIVDEFTGRVLIGRRYNEGMHQAIEAKEHVEIKAENQTLATITLQNYFRLYDKLAGMTGTAQTEAAELHEIYKLGVVSIPTNKPMIREDQSDLIYKTEEAKFIAVVDDVAERYEKGQPVLIGTTSVERSEYLSRQFTKRRLPHNVLNAKYHEQEAAIIAEAGRRGGITVATNMAGRGTDIVLGGNVDFLTDLRLRERGLDPVETPDEYEAAWHEELPLVKEEAAAEAKEVIEAGGLYVLGTERHESRRIDNQLRGRSGRQGDPGESRFYLSLGDELMRRFNGAMLETMLTRINLPDDVPIESPMVTRAIKSAQTQVEQQNFEVRKNVLKYDEVMNQQRKVIYAERRRILEGENLQQQATDMLVDVITAYVDGATAEGYAEDWDLDALWTALKTLYPVGISHEDLTHPDTDSDRDELTRDELLDALLKDAERAYAAREAELEELAGEGAMRQLERNVLLNVIDRKWREHLYEMDYLKEGIGLRAMAQRDPLVEYQREGYDMFMAMLDGMKEESVGFLFNVSVEAVPAPQVEVAPVEAPEGLAELTADAPAPTGREEPPSTLRAKGIDNEAPALTYSGPSEDGSAQLQRNGGGAEKTPAGVPAGASRRERRAAARQQGRGTKPPKSVKRR, from the coding sequence GTGCTGTCGAAGTTGCTGCGCCTCGGTGAAGGCCGCATGGTCAAACGCCTCAAAAAGGTGGCCGACTATGTCAACACGCTGTCCGACGACGTCGAGAAGCTCAGCGACGCCGAGCTGAGGGCCAAGACCGACGAGTTCCGCAAGCGGCTGGCCGACCCCAAAAACCCCGAGACGCTCGACGACCTGCTGCCCGAGGCGTTCGCCGTGGCCCGCGAGGCGGCCTGGCGGGTGCTCGACCAGCGCCCGTTCGACGTGCAGGTGATGGGCGCGGCCGCGCTGCACCTGGGCAACGTCGCCGAGATGAAGACCGGCGAGGGCAAGACCCTGACCTGCGTGCTGCCGGCCTACCTCAACGCGCTGGCCGGCGACGGCGTCCACATCGTCACGGTCAACGACTACCTGGCCAAGCGCGACAGCGAGTGGATGGGTCGCGTGCACCGCTTCCTCGGGCTGCAGGTCGGGGTGATCCTGGCCCAGATGACCCCGGAGCAGCGCCGAGTGGCCTACAACGCCGACATCACCTACGGCACCAACAACGAGTTCGGCTTCGACTACCTGCGCGACAACATGGCCCATTCGCTCGACGATCTGGTGCAGCGCGGGCACAGCTACGCCATCGTCGACGAGGTCGACTCCATCCTGATCGACGAGGCCCGCACGCCGCTGATCATCTCGGGCCCGGCCGACAGCGCGTCGAACTGGTACACCGAGTTCGCCCGGCTGGCCCCGCTGATGGAAAAGGACGTTCACTACGAGGTCGACCTGCGTAAACGCACCGTCGGCGTGCACGAACTCGGGGTGGAGTTCGTCGAGGACCAGCTCGGCATCGACAACCTGTACGAGGCCGCCAACTCCCCGCTGGTCAGCTACCTGAACAACGCGTTGAAGGCCAAGGAGCTGTTCAACCGCGACAAGGACTACATCGTGCGCGACGGCGAGGTGCTGATCGTCGACGAGTTCACCGGCCGCGTGCTGATCGGCCGCCGCTACAACGAGGGCATGCACCAGGCCATCGAGGCCAAGGAGCACGTCGAGATCAAGGCCGAGAACCAGACGCTGGCCACCATCACGCTGCAGAACTACTTCCGGCTCTACGACAAGCTGGCCGGCATGACCGGCACCGCCCAGACCGAGGCGGCCGAGCTGCACGAGATCTACAAGCTCGGCGTCGTGTCCATCCCGACGAACAAGCCGATGATCCGCGAGGACCAGTCCGACCTCATCTACAAGACCGAAGAGGCCAAGTTCATCGCGGTCGTCGACGACGTCGCGGAACGCTACGAGAAGGGCCAGCCGGTGCTGATCGGCACCACCAGCGTGGAGCGCTCGGAGTACCTGTCGCGCCAGTTCACCAAGCGGCGCCTGCCGCACAACGTGCTCAACGCCAAGTACCACGAACAAGAGGCCGCCATCATCGCCGAGGCCGGCCGGCGCGGCGGCATCACGGTGGCCACCAATATGGCCGGCCGCGGCACCGACATCGTGCTGGGCGGCAACGTCGACTTCCTGACCGACCTGAGGCTGCGCGAGCGCGGCCTGGACCCGGTCGAAACGCCCGACGAGTACGAGGCGGCCTGGCACGAGGAACTGCCCCTGGTCAAGGAGGAGGCCGCCGCCGAGGCCAAGGAAGTGATCGAGGCCGGCGGCCTGTACGTGCTGGGCACCGAACGCCACGAGTCGCGGCGCATCGACAACCAGCTGCGCGGCCGCTCCGGCCGCCAGGGCGACCCCGGCGAGTCGCGGTTCTACCTGTCGCTGGGCGACGAGCTGATGCGCCGCTTCAACGGCGCCATGCTCGAGACCATGCTCACCCGGATCAACCTGCCCGACGACGTGCCCATCGAATCCCCGATGGTGACCCGCGCGATCAAGAGCGCGCAGACCCAGGTCGAGCAGCAGAACTTCGAGGTGCGCAAGAACGTCCTGAAGTACGACGAGGTGATGAACCAGCAGCGCAAGGTGATCTACGCCGAGCGTCGCCGCATTCTCGAGGGCGAGAACCTGCAGCAACAGGCCACCGACATGCTGGTCGATGTCATCACCGCCTACGTCGACGGCGCGACGGCCGAAGGCTACGCCGAGGACTGGGACCTGGACGCGCTGTGGACGGCGCTCAAGACGCTGTACCCGGTCGGGATCTCCCACGAGGATCTGACGCACCCGGACACCGACTCCGACCGCGACGAGCTCACCCGCGACGAGTTGCTGGACGCGCTGCTCAAGGACGCCGAACGTGCTTATGCCGCAAGGGAAGCCGAGCTCGAGGAGTTGGCGGGCGAGGGGGCGATGCGCCAGCTGGAACGCAACGTGCTGCTCAACGTCATCGACCGCAAGTGGCGCGAGCACCTCTACGAGATGGACTACCTCAAGGAGGGCATCGGGCTGCGTGCGATGGCGCAGCGCGATCCGCTGGTGGAGTATCAGCGCGAGGGCTACGACATGTTCATGGCCATGCTCGACGGCATGAAGGAGGAGTCGGTAGGCTTCCTGTTCAACGTCAGCGTGGAGGCGGTGCCGGCCCCGCAGGTTGAGGTCGCACCCGTCGAAGCGCCCGAAGGGTTGGCGGAATTGACGGCCGATGCCCCGGCCCCAACCGGGCGGGAAGAGCCACCAAGTACGTTGCGCGCCAAGGGTATTGATAACGAGGCGCCCGCGCTGACCTATTCCGGACCGTCCGAGGACGGCTCGGCGCAGTTGCAGCGAAACGGCGGCGGTGCCGAGAAGACGCCGGCGGGGGTGCCGGCCGGGGCCAGCCGACGCGAACGGCGGGCCGCCGCGCGCCAACAGGGCCGGGGGACCAAGCCGCCGAAATCGGTCAAACGGCGTTAG